A single genomic interval of Synergistaceae bacterium harbors:
- a CDS encoding sodium ion-translocating decarboxylase subunit beta — MVMMGVGALLIYLAIEKNFEPNLLLPMGFGTLLVNLPLSSALDQVAGTKVVEGALSMLFRMGIATEILPLLILIGIGAMCDFGPLLANPKVFLFGLTAQAGIFLTMGLALLIGFNVYEAASIGIIGAADGPTSIYVSTRFAPHLLGPISVAAYTYMALVPLIQPPVIMALTTKKERMMKMPPPTKIVTRRARFLFPIAVTLVGGIIAPASVSLLGFVMFGNLLRESGVTERLSQAAQNELANIVTILLGFSIAATMTGDKFVNVKTLIIICMGLVAFVLDTAGGVLTAKLLNLVLPEGKKINPMVGAAGISAFPMSARTIQKMGQKADPSNHLLMHAVGANVAGQIGSVLAGGLLLAYLGG, encoded by the coding sequence ATGGTGATGATGGGGGTGGGAGCACTCCTTATATATCTGGCGATCGAAAAGAATTTCGAGCCGAACCTGCTTCTGCCGATGGGCTTCGGCACCCTTCTGGTCAACCTGCCTCTTTCATCCGCACTTGACCAGGTCGCAGGCACCAAGGTCGTCGAAGGAGCATTGTCAATGCTGTTCCGCATGGGGATAGCCACAGAGATACTGCCTCTGCTGATACTTATAGGAATAGGTGCGATGTGTGACTTCGGACCGCTGCTTGCAAACCCAAAGGTATTCCTTTTCGGGCTGACGGCACAGGCTGGAATATTCCTTACTATGGGGCTTGCGCTGCTGATCGGATTTAACGTTTATGAGGCAGCTTCGATCGGCATCATCGGTGCCGCCGATGGCCCGACTTCCATTTATGTTTCAACACGTTTTGCACCTCATTTATTGGGACCGATATCCGTGGCGGCATATACATACATGGCCCTTGTACCGCTCATACAGCCTCCCGTTATAATGGCGCTCACTACGAAGAAGGAACGCATGATGAAGATGCCGCCCCCGACCAAAATCGTGACAAGAAGAGCGCGTTTTCTCTTCCCGATAGCGGTAACTCTTGTCGGCGGCATCATAGCTCCAGCTTCTGTTTCGTTGCTCGGGTTCGTCATGTTCGGCAATCTGCTGCGCGAGAGCGGCGTCACGGAGAGACTCTCACAGGCAGCACAGAACGAACTGGCAAATATCGTCACTATACTGCTGGGCTTCTCCATTGCCGCTACGATGACCGGCGATAAGTTCGTCAACGTGAAAACCCTGATAATCATATGTATGGGGCTGGTTGCATTCGTACTGGACACTGCGGGTGGAGTATTGACGGCAAAGCTGCTCAACCTGGTACTGCCTGAGGGGAAAAAGATCAATCCCATGGTCGGCGCAGCCGGCATCTCCGCTTTCCCGATGTCCGCCAGGACTATCCAGAAGATGGGGCAGAAGGCGGACCCATCAAACCACCTGCTGATGCACGCAGTTGGAGCCAACGTCGCAGGGCAGATCGGCTCCGTACTCGCAGGAGGGCTGCTTCTGGCATATCTGGGAGGCTAG
- a CDS encoding DMT family transporter, which translates to MPLWGFILSFATATLWAASPIMVGRGFALSKCTSNEINPIRSISFFFASLIIALIYTGGHITVVTSAKALFLIMGNVLFGYIIGDILYFIAIREIGIGLAVPVSNSYPILVTLTSWLLLGEPVTITVLFGVTVVVGGLFFLRFGGRKQEPAPDISVGKLGMSRLMRGFLLAICAGGAWALGAPLTKLAMIESGLGAVEITFYRAAALVLLAWGYRFALHIFSPKSIMPLKDVPKAGWIYFLSAAVIGLCLGSIMYSSCIRVMPVAIVTAITSTSPFMAALFAHFVLKERLRPLQWCGVILIIAGSVTVSL; encoded by the coding sequence ATGCCGCTGTGGGGTTTCATTCTGAGCTTTGCGACCGCAACTTTATGGGCGGCCTCGCCGATTATGGTGGGGCGCGGGTTTGCCTTGTCAAAGTGCACATCCAATGAGATCAATCCCATACGATCGATCTCGTTCTTCTTCGCATCATTGATTATCGCTCTGATATATACAGGTGGGCACATAACTGTAGTCACTTCTGCAAAAGCACTGTTTTTAATAATGGGCAACGTCCTCTTCGGGTATATCATAGGAGATATCCTCTATTTCATAGCAATCAGGGAAATCGGGATAGGACTCGCAGTGCCTGTCTCGAATTCATATCCTATACTGGTGACGCTTACTTCATGGCTGCTGCTCGGCGAACCTGTGACGATAACTGTGCTTTTTGGCGTAACAGTCGTAGTCGGCGGACTCTTTTTCCTGCGCTTCGGCGGCAGGAAGCAGGAACCGGCGCCTGATATATCAGTTGGCAAATTAGGAATGTCGCGGCTCATGAGGGGCTTCCTTCTGGCGATCTGCGCCGGGGGAGCCTGGGCACTCGGCGCTCCGCTGACAAAGCTTGCAATGATAGAATCAGGGTTAGGTGCGGTCGAGATCACTTTTTACCGTGCGGCTGCTCTTGTCCTGCTTGCCTGGGGCTATCGTTTTGCACTGCATATATTCTCGCCCAAATCTATCATGCCTCTTAAAGATGTGCCAAAGGCAGGCTGGATATACTTCCTTAGCGCGGCGGTCATTGGTCTGTGCTTGGGTTCTATTATGTATTCATCATGCATAAGGGTCATGCCTGTGGCTATCGTAACAGCGATAACTTCCACAAGCCCTTTTATGGCGGCCCTCTTCGCACATTTTGTGCTCAAGGAGCGCCTCCGCCCTCTCCAGTGGTGCGGAGTGATCCTGATAATCGCAGGCTCCGTAACAGTGAGCCTCTAA
- a CDS encoding MFS transporter: MNFTIPHALRALRSRNYRIFFTAQTISLTGLWMHRVAMGWLIYRLTGSNSALGIMDFAASIPIFFFTAFAGALIERWDLRRTLFFCQAGCMIIAMILAFLTFTDLVTFHIVVFMSFMLGLIDSFELPCRYSLVSYMVDRKEDVSNAVALNSAVFNAARLVGPTIGGFVIHAVGESVCFLINGFAYSTTMIAVKMMKMKRPPIGRTGGKNTPIADTLEGLRIVNDFAPSRYLLILIAITGFFSFPSIVLMPAMAKSVLGGTSMTLGLLLMGVAIGALAGSLLLASLKSTAKLAWLCTRMCIGFGLSVLLFSLSRNIFFGIILAAPVGFCMVTSTIACNTLIQSMFPDESRSRVMALYTFAIIGIPPFGSLLSGKIGDLLGTDWSLFICGTCCSVIAFYFMKKIDRLDNSIQIALKNQGVV; the protein is encoded by the coding sequence ATGAACTTCACTATCCCGCATGCCTTACGTGCGCTTCGCAGCAGAAACTACCGCATATTTTTCACAGCCCAGACAATATCGCTGACCGGACTGTGGATGCACCGCGTCGCAATGGGATGGCTTATTTACCGGCTCACGGGATCAAACAGCGCTCTCGGTATAATGGATTTCGCCGCATCTATTCCTATATTTTTTTTCACTGCTTTTGCAGGCGCGCTCATCGAACGCTGGGATCTGCGCAGGACCCTTTTTTTCTGCCAGGCGGGATGCATGATCATCGCCATGATACTTGCCTTTCTCACGTTCACCGACCTTGTTACGTTCCATATAGTAGTCTTTATGAGCTTCATGCTTGGCCTGATAGATTCGTTTGAACTCCCCTGCCGCTATTCGCTCGTATCCTATATGGTCGACCGAAAGGAGGACGTCTCAAACGCAGTCGCATTGAACTCAGCTGTTTTCAACGCGGCGCGGCTTGTCGGCCCTACCATCGGAGGCTTTGTTATTCACGCCGTCGGAGAGAGCGTCTGTTTTCTTATCAATGGGTTTGCATATTCTACAACGATGATAGCTGTAAAGATGATGAAGATGAAACGTCCTCCTATAGGCAGGACCGGAGGTAAAAACACCCCTATAGCCGACACTCTCGAGGGATTGAGGATCGTGAATGATTTCGCGCCAAGCCGTTATTTATTGATCCTGATCGCGATAACGGGTTTTTTTTCGTTTCCCAGCATCGTCCTCATGCCTGCGATGGCAAAGAGCGTCCTTGGAGGTACTTCTATGACCCTCGGCCTGCTGCTTATGGGAGTGGCAATAGGCGCGCTTGCCGGTTCGCTTCTTCTGGCGTCTCTCAAATCAACCGCAAAACTCGCATGGCTGTGTACGAGAATGTGCATCGGTTTCGGCCTCTCCGTGCTTTTGTTTTCTTTGTCCCGCAATATATTCTTTGGAATTATACTCGCGGCTCCGGTTGGATTCTGCATGGTCACAAGTACAATAGCATGCAACACACTTATCCAGTCAATGTTTCCGGACGAAAGCAGAAGCCGCGTCATGGCACTGTATACTTTTGCTATAATCGGGATCCCTCCGTTTGGCAGCCTGCTTTCCGGTAAAATCGGCGACCTGCTGGGTACTGACTGGTCGCTTTTCATCTGCGGCACGTGCTGTTCAGTAATAGCTTTTTACTTTATGAAAAAGATTGACAGGCTGGATAACAGCATACAGATCGCGCTGAAAAATCAGGGGGTCGTTTAA
- a CDS encoding DMT family transporter, which translates to MIDSMETYTNRQILTADMMLVLVAFIWGAGIPMSALLAREITPLWAVALRMLLSSFFLIIMFPKKIISATKKDWVTSSLLTAVLTGTFISLTFGLFYSTASKQAFIGGLNVIMVPLLVWAIYKKKPSSWIFAGAVVTTTGLLVMGFTPGMGFNFGDFLSFIMAIFYALQVLAAGFCARRVEPIRLVALHIIMLALVMTAIALIFEPIPDIASFSVKIWTTLLFVSLGNTILCFIIQLKAQRITHETHVAVIFSLEGFFGYLVAVISGQDPFHLQGAFGGLLIIAGMIITEMEGFIKTRYSNK; encoded by the coding sequence ATGATCGATAGCATGGAAACTTACACAAACAGACAGATACTTACAGCAGATATGATGCTCGTCCTAGTTGCCTTCATATGGGGCGCAGGGATACCTATGAGCGCTCTGCTGGCTCGCGAGATAACGCCGCTATGGGCTGTCGCATTGCGAATGTTGCTCAGTTCATTCTTCCTGATAATCATGTTCCCCAAAAAAATAATCTCTGCGACGAAAAAGGACTGGGTAACGTCGTCCCTTCTCACTGCCGTGCTTACAGGCACATTCATCTCACTTACGTTTGGTCTGTTTTACAGCACGGCAAGCAAACAGGCCTTTATCGGAGGACTGAACGTCATTATGGTTCCGCTCCTGGTATGGGCAATTTATAAAAAGAAGCCCAGCAGCTGGATATTCGCCGGTGCAGTCGTAACAACGACAGGGCTTCTCGTAATGGGCTTCACCCCGGGCATGGGATTCAACTTTGGAGACTTTCTCTCTTTCATCATGGCTATTTTTTACGCATTACAGGTACTCGCAGCAGGCTTCTGCGCAAGACGCGTCGAACCTATCCGACTCGTGGCTCTTCACATAATAATGCTCGCTCTTGTGATGACAGCAATAGCGCTCATTTTCGAACCGATACCCGACATAGCATCATTCTCCGTGAAAATATGGACAACACTGCTCTTTGTATCACTCGGCAACACTATACTCTGCTTCATTATCCAGCTGAAAGCACAGCGCATCACACATGAGACACATGTCGCCGTTATCTTCTCGCTTGAAGGATTCTTCGGCTACCTTGTAGCTGTCATAAGCGGGCAGGATCCGTTCCATCTCCAGGGTGCATTCGGCGGTCTGCTGATAATCGCAGGGATGATAATAACTGAGATGGAGGGATTCATTAAAACCAGATACAGCAACAAATGA